From Longimicrobiaceae bacterium, the proteins below share one genomic window:
- a CDS encoding SpoIID/LytB domain-containing protein, protein MRVGLLVDTSAAEIGGTRGVELSTPSGGRLRRVQAGGSVTVSADGVGRLRVGGEPVAAPEGMLIARAADGGAVSVNGRPYRGELLLRADGPGRLAVVNRVDLEAYLLGVVPREIGRVGPERFEAAKAQAVAARTYAVRYLGRRESLGFDVFASVEDQVYGGMSDEYDLVSRAVRETEGEILVYGGQPIEAYYHSTCGGHTAAIDEVWDADPVPYLRAVRDVDPRTGQAYDHFSSRFRWTQRWSAAELNRILAQTLADSVPAGVSGVGELRDIRILERTESDRIRRMRITTTTGDFYVGGDRIRWIFRTPEGAILNSSRFDVEIVRDGSGNPVEVIATGGGWGHGIGMCQVGAMGRAEAGQDYRTILQAYYSGVELLDLY, encoded by the coding sequence TCGGGGGGCAGGCTGCGACGCGTTCAGGCGGGCGGCTCGGTTACCGTGAGCGCGGATGGTGTGGGGCGGCTCCGGGTGGGAGGCGAGCCGGTGGCGGCTCCGGAAGGGATGCTGATTGCCCGAGCTGCGGACGGTGGCGCCGTATCCGTCAACGGACGACCGTACCGCGGTGAGCTCCTCCTGCGAGCGGACGGTCCGGGTCGATTGGCGGTCGTCAACCGGGTCGACCTCGAGGCCTACCTCCTGGGCGTGGTGCCGCGGGAGATCGGTCGCGTGGGTCCGGAGCGCTTCGAAGCCGCCAAGGCACAGGCGGTCGCTGCGCGGACGTACGCCGTCCGCTACCTCGGGCGTCGCGAATCGCTGGGATTCGATGTGTTCGCCTCCGTCGAGGATCAGGTCTACGGAGGGATGTCGGACGAGTACGACCTGGTGTCCCGCGCCGTGCGAGAGACAGAGGGCGAGATCCTGGTGTACGGAGGCCAGCCTATCGAGGCGTACTACCACTCCACCTGCGGCGGGCATACCGCCGCGATCGACGAGGTCTGGGACGCCGATCCGGTCCCGTACTTGCGAGCGGTGCGCGACGTCGATCCCCGCACCGGGCAGGCATACGACCACTTTTCGAGCCGCTTCCGCTGGACGCAGCGCTGGAGCGCCGCCGAGCTCAACCGGATCCTCGCGCAAACCCTGGCGGACTCGGTACCTGCCGGCGTGAGCGGGGTGGGCGAGCTGCGCGATATCCGCATCCTGGAGCGGACCGAGTCCGACCGCATTCGCCGGATGCGCATCACCACGACCACCGGCGATTTCTACGTGGGTGGTGACCGCATCCGCTGGATCTTCCGAACCCCGGAAGGCGCGATTCTCAACAGCTCGCGCTTCGATGTGGAGATCGTCCGCGACGGCAGCGGCAACCCGGTCGAAGTGATCGCGACGGGAGGTGGCTGGGGGCACGGCATCGGAATGTGCCAGGTGGGAGCGATGGGACGCGCGGAGGCGGGGCAGGATTACCGCACCATTCTTCAAGCTTACTACTCCGGGGTAGAGTTGCTGGACCTGTACTGA
- a CDS encoding Gfo/Idh/MocA family oxidoreductase, translating to MTLPPAGIRIAVVGTGAIAQVAHLPILSRMPGVTLTGLFDADRQKALTLAERLDVPRVFDSVEAVWEDDDVQAVIIATPSNLHGEQVRAALSAGKFVFCEKPLALTAEEARSVLATPGADGRLMVGMNQRFRPDASTLRHEVAAGRIGSVGYLRAGWLNRRAGPIRRTWRHRRARAGGGALMDLGIQLLDLCLWLVDYPQPRRLVAHMLREQGSEVEHTAMVVLELQGGVVVNLEVTWDLVSDRDRLYLNVQASSGSGSLPPLRVLRETDSGVVDVTPDAPPERENLFTVSYRNELTRFAEAVRGEATLPAPREQEVLLRLIEAAYTSAERGEEVRF from the coding sequence GTGACGCTTCCGCCCGCGGGGATCCGGATCGCCGTGGTGGGCACCGGGGCCATCGCTCAGGTGGCCCATCTTCCCATCCTCTCTCGCATGCCCGGGGTAACCCTGACCGGTCTCTTTGACGCCGACCGGCAGAAAGCGCTCACCCTCGCCGAGCGTCTGGACGTCCCGCGGGTCTTCGACTCCGTGGAAGCAGTCTGGGAGGACGATGACGTGCAGGCGGTGATCATCGCCACCCCCAGCAACCTGCACGGGGAGCAGGTCCGAGCGGCGCTCAGCGCCGGGAAGTTCGTCTTCTGTGAGAAGCCGCTTGCCCTCACCGCCGAGGAAGCGCGCAGCGTGCTGGCCACCCCGGGCGCCGATGGACGGTTGATGGTGGGGATGAACCAGCGTTTTCGCCCCGACGCGAGTACCCTGCGCCACGAGGTCGCGGCCGGGCGGATCGGGTCGGTTGGCTACCTGCGGGCGGGATGGCTGAACCGGCGGGCTGGGCCGATCCGCAGGACCTGGCGGCATCGCCGGGCCAGGGCGGGTGGCGGGGCATTGATGGACCTGGGGATTCAACTGCTCGATCTCTGCCTCTGGCTGGTCGACTACCCTCAACCGCGGCGATTGGTGGCGCACATGCTCCGCGAGCAGGGCAGCGAAGTGGAGCATACCGCCATGGTCGTCCTCGAGTTGCAGGGTGGGGTGGTGGTGAACCTCGAGGTCACCTGGGACCTGGTTTCGGATCGCGACCGGCTCTACCTGAACGTGCAGGCTTCTTCGGGCTCGGGTTCGCTCCCCCCGCTCAGGGTACTGCGCGAGACCGATAGCGGTGTGGTGGACGTCACACCCGATGCGCCTCCTGAACGGGAGAACCTCTTCACAGTCTCTTATCGCAACGAGCTGACCCGCTTCGCCGAGGCGGTGCGTGGCGAAGCGACCCTGCCGGCTCCCAGGGAGCAGGAGGTCCTGCTCCGCCTGATCGAGGCGGCTTACACCTCCGCGGAGCGGGGAGAAGAAGTCAGGTTCTGA
- the rpmE gene encoding 50S ribosomal protein L31, translating to MKPDIHPTYQKATVHCACGNTFETRSTLPDIHVEICSVCHPFFTGKQKLVDTAGRVERFRQRYGGGTASK from the coding sequence ATGAAGCCGGACATTCATCCCACGTATCAGAAGGCGACGGTGCACTGCGCGTGCGGGAATACCTTCGAGACCCGCTCGACGCTGCCGGATATTCACGTCGAGATCTGTTCCGTCTGTCATCCGTTTTTCACGGGGAAGCAGAAGCTGGTGGACACCGCCGGCCGGGTGGAGCGATTCCGGCAGCGTTACGGCGGCGGCACCGCCTCGAAGTGA
- the prfA gene encoding peptide chain release factor 1, with the protein MSPMEDRLRELEQRYEELSSLLADPATIADPPRLREVSREHARLAEVVEAGRRWRQARDEERDARALLQEAGADAELAELARGELERLKPEVARLEEQLKRLLAPRDPLDNRDAVVEVRAGTGGDEAALFAGDLFRMYSRYAESRGWKVELVSLSEGSQGGVKEVIFVVRGPDAYGDLRYESGVHRVQRVPVTESQGRIHTSAATVAVLPEAEEVDVEINEGDLKIDVYRSSGPGGQSVNTTDSAVRITHLPTGLVVTCQDEKSQHKNREKALAVLRSRLLDLRIAEQEAERARDRRLQVGTGDRSAKIRTYNFPQSRVTDHRIGYTTHALQQVLDGGLDEIIERLRLASQEERAA; encoded by the coding sequence CTGTCTCCCATGGAAGATCGCCTACGCGAACTCGAACAGCGCTACGAGGAGCTCTCCAGCCTGCTCGCCGATCCGGCCACCATCGCGGATCCGCCGCGACTGAGGGAGGTATCGCGCGAGCACGCCCGGCTGGCGGAGGTGGTGGAGGCGGGCCGGCGCTGGCGTCAGGCGAGAGACGAGGAGCGCGACGCGCGGGCTCTGTTGCAGGAAGCAGGGGCGGACGCCGAGCTCGCCGAGCTGGCCCGAGGGGAGCTGGAGCGGCTCAAGCCGGAAGTGGCGCGCCTGGAGGAGCAGCTGAAGCGACTGCTCGCCCCGCGTGATCCGCTCGACAATCGGGATGCCGTGGTCGAGGTCCGGGCTGGAACGGGAGGCGACGAGGCGGCTCTCTTCGCCGGCGACCTCTTCCGCATGTACAGCCGCTACGCCGAGTCGCGGGGCTGGAAGGTGGAGCTCGTCAGCCTCTCGGAGGGTTCGCAGGGTGGCGTGAAGGAAGTGATCTTCGTGGTGCGGGGTCCAGACGCCTACGGCGACCTGCGCTACGAATCCGGCGTGCACCGGGTGCAGCGGGTCCCGGTCACCGAGAGCCAGGGGCGAATCCACACCTCTGCCGCCACGGTCGCGGTGCTTCCCGAGGCCGAAGAGGTGGACGTGGAGATCAACGAGGGCGACCTGAAGATCGATGTCTACCGTTCTTCCGGGCCCGGCGGGCAGTCGGTGAACACCACCGATTCGGCCGTTCGCATCACCCACCTTCCGACCGGCTTGGTGGTGACCTGCCAGGACGAAAAGTCGCAGCATAAGAACCGCGAGAAGGCGCTCGCGGTGCTGCGCTCGCGACTGCTCGACCTTCGCATTGCCGAGCAGGAGGCGGAGCGCGCGCGCGATCGGCGCCTCCAGGTGGGGACGGGTGATCGCTCGGCGAAGATCCGCACCTACAACTTCCCCCAGAGCCGCGTCACCGACCACCGGATCGGCTACACCACCCACGCCCTGCAACAGGTGCTCGACGGCGGCCTCGACGAGATCATCGAGCGCCTGCGCCTCGCCTCGCAGGAGGAAAGAGCGGCGTGA
- the prmC gene encoding peptide chain release factor N(5)-glutamine methyltransferase, with the protein MRAAWTILSLLRWTSKYLQEKGLPEPRLDAELLLADALGLKRLDLYLQFDRPLLPEELAEFKQRLRRRARREPLQYIAGHAAFRNLTLAVDRRVLIPRPETEVLVDLVLTWGSGRHGLSVLDIGTGSGAIALALATEGEQVFRRVVATDVSPGALEVAEQNRVAVGARVEFRQGPFFEPVPGERFDVVVSNPPYVGELERPTLDPEVADWEPPEALFSGPDGLEVIRRLVEEAPRHLSPGGLLALEIGAGQGEAVQDLLRATSGFEAVEVKPDLAGRDRVVLAHRGSGSGSRT; encoded by the coding sequence GTGAGGGCAGCCTGGACGATTCTCTCTCTGCTCCGCTGGACCTCGAAGTATCTCCAGGAGAAAGGATTGCCCGAGCCGCGTCTCGATGCGGAGCTGCTCCTGGCGGACGCGCTGGGCTTGAAGCGTCTCGACCTGTACCTGCAGTTCGACCGACCGCTTTTGCCGGAGGAGCTGGCGGAGTTCAAGCAGCGGCTGCGCAGGCGTGCGCGCCGCGAACCCTTGCAGTACATTGCTGGGCACGCCGCTTTCAGGAACCTGACCCTCGCCGTTGACCGGCGGGTATTGATCCCCCGGCCGGAAACCGAGGTGCTGGTGGACCTCGTCCTGACGTGGGGGTCGGGCAGGCACGGTCTGAGCGTGCTGGACATCGGTACGGGGTCTGGCGCAATCGCCCTGGCTCTGGCCACCGAGGGGGAGCAGGTGTTCCGCCGCGTGGTGGCCACCGACGTCTCGCCCGGTGCGCTGGAGGTCGCTGAGCAGAACCGCGTGGCGGTGGGGGCCCGGGTGGAGTTCCGTCAGGGTCCCTTCTTCGAACCGGTCCCGGGCGAGCGCTTCGACGTCGTCGTTTCCAATCCGCCCTACGTGGGCGAGCTCGAGCGGCCGACGCTTGACCCGGAAGTGGCGGATTGGGAGCCGCCCGAGGCGCTCTTCTCGGGTCCGGACGGGCTCGAGGTGATCCGCCGGCTGGTCGAGGAAGCGCCTCGCCATCTGAGTCCGGGCGGTCTGTTGGCGCTGGAGATCGGGGCCGGGCAGGGAGAGGCGGTGCAGGACCTGCTCCGCGCCACGTCCGGGTTCGAAGCAGTGGAAGTGAAGCCGGACCTGGCCGGGCGTGATCGTGTCGTTCTGGCGCACCGGGGCAGTGGTTCTGGCTCCCGTACATGA
- a CDS encoding YlbF family regulator: protein MDQIRERAREVGRLIAQTDEYKALKRANERLSDDREAVSTINRLSELEVELTNLLRSGRQPDEEQQKEYEDLVETLQQMTVYQGVVAAQSNFDRLMERINEEIAQGIQAGDQSRIILP from the coding sequence GTGGATCAGATCAGAGAGCGCGCACGTGAGGTCGGGCGGCTCATCGCGCAGACCGATGAGTACAAGGCACTGAAACGCGCAAACGAGCGGCTGTCCGACGACCGCGAGGCGGTTTCGACCATCAATCGCCTCTCCGAGCTCGAGGTCGAGCTCACCAACCTGTTACGGTCAGGACGGCAGCCCGACGAGGAACAGCAGAAGGAATACGAGGACCTCGTCGAGACGCTGCAGCAGATGACGGTGTACCAGGGGGTCGTAGCGGCGCAATCCAACTTCGATCGGCTCATGGAGCGGATCAATGAAGAGATTGCGCAGGGGATCCAGGCCGGCGATCAGAGTCGGATCATCCTTCCCTGA
- a CDS encoding CDP-alcohol phosphatidyltransferase family protein, with product MTSFIPGWLRNGFLNLLRPVPQRLIDRGIHPNAVTTVGFAVTISAGVAFFLGHVRIGGFLVLIGGIFDILDGQVARGSGLSSVFGSFYDSTLDRISEIVVFLGILSLYGGGHPDFPLPWMVYPVALALAGSLMVSYTRARAEALGLDCKVGLMQRPERVVLIGVAAMLFGGAWNGAVLTGVLLLMAVLTNFTAFQRIVWVYRHTRREVTRDRVAVAGPRLQRSPKTQSKRRA from the coding sequence GTGACCAGCTTCATCCCCGGGTGGTTGCGGAACGGGTTCCTGAACCTCCTTCGGCCGGTCCCTCAGCGTCTGATCGACCGGGGGATTCACCCCAACGCGGTGACCACCGTCGGGTTCGCCGTGACCATTTCCGCTGGTGTCGCCTTCTTCCTCGGACACGTCCGGATCGGTGGCTTCCTGGTCCTTATCGGGGGGATCTTCGACATCCTCGACGGCCAGGTGGCCCGCGGTAGCGGCCTCTCCTCGGTCTTCGGCTCCTTCTACGACTCCACTCTGGACCGCATCTCCGAGATCGTCGTCTTCCTGGGGATCCTGTCGCTCTACGGGGGTGGGCACCCGGACTTCCCGCTCCCCTGGATGGTCTATCCCGTTGCCCTGGCGCTGGCCGGCTCCCTGATGGTCTCGTACACTCGCGCTCGCGCCGAGGCCCTCGGGCTCGACTGCAAAGTGGGCCTGATGCAGCGGCCGGAACGGGTCGTGCTGATCGGCGTCGCCGCCATGCTGTTCGGCGGGGCATGGAATGGTGCGGTGCTGACTGGGGTCTTGCTGCTGATGGCGGTCCTCACGAACTTCACCGCGTTCCAGCGCATAGTCTGGGTCTATCGGCACACGCGCCGGGAGGTCACCCGCGATCGAGTGGCGGTGGCCGGACCGCGGCTGCAGCGGTCTCCCAAAACACAGAGCAAACGCAGAGCATGA
- a CDS encoding inositol-3-phosphate synthase, which yields MNRPTPRPATGKLGILLPGLGAVSTTFIAGVELARRSLGRPIGSLAEYGTIRLGKRSEGRTPKIRDFVPLTPLRDIVFGAWDPIPDNAYESALKAGVLDRYTHIEPIAEQLKRIEPMPAAFDQRYVKRLQGTNVIPGDSKREWVEALRADIRRFRSENNCERLVVVWCGSTEIYIKPSAIHQSLEAFEAAIDADDPGVSPSMLYAYAALSEGVPFANGAPNLTLDFPAMIELAERNGVPIAGKDFKTGQTLMKTIIAPGLKARMLGVDGWFSTNILGNRDGAVLDDPESFKTKEESKLSVLEYILQPQLYPELYGDVYHKVRINYYPPRGDAKEGWDNIDIRGWLDYPMQIKVDFLCRDSILAAPIVLDLALFLDLAARAGMSGIQEWLSFYLKSPMHAEGIYPEHDLFIQHTKLKNTLRWMMGEEQITHLGLEYYLTPTEVGSD from the coding sequence ATGAACAGACCAACCCCGCGGCCAGCGACCGGAAAGCTGGGTATCCTCCTTCCGGGCCTTGGCGCGGTTTCGACGACGTTCATCGCCGGTGTAGAGCTCGCCCGCCGCAGTCTTGGGCGACCGATCGGCAGCCTGGCCGAGTACGGTACGATCCGGCTGGGCAAGCGCTCGGAGGGGCGCACGCCGAAGATCCGGGATTTCGTCCCCCTCACCCCTCTGCGGGACATCGTATTCGGCGCCTGGGACCCGATCCCGGACAACGCCTACGAGTCAGCTCTCAAGGCCGGGGTCCTCGACCGCTACACCCACATCGAGCCGATCGCCGAGCAGCTCAAGCGCATCGAGCCGATGCCCGCCGCATTCGATCAGCGGTACGTGAAGCGACTGCAGGGAACCAACGTCATCCCGGGAGATTCGAAGCGCGAGTGGGTCGAGGCGCTGCGCGCTGACATCCGACGCTTCCGCTCGGAGAACAACTGCGAGCGCCTGGTGGTCGTGTGGTGCGGCTCGACGGAGATCTACATCAAGCCCAGCGCGATTCACCAATCGCTGGAGGCGTTCGAGGCCGCGATCGACGCCGACGACCCCGGGGTCTCGCCGAGCATGCTGTACGCCTACGCCGCCCTCTCCGAGGGCGTGCCGTTCGCGAACGGAGCGCCCAACCTCACGCTGGATTTCCCGGCGATGATCGAGCTCGCCGAGCGGAACGGCGTGCCGATCGCGGGCAAGGACTTCAAGACCGGCCAGACGCTGATGAAGACCATCATCGCACCTGGCTTGAAGGCACGCATGCTGGGCGTCGACGGCTGGTTCTCCACCAACATCCTGGGGAACCGCGACGGCGCGGTCCTGGACGATCCGGAATCGTTCAAGACCAAGGAGGAGTCGAAGCTCAGCGTGCTGGAATACATCCTCCAACCGCAGCTCTATCCGGAGCTCTACGGCGACGTCTACCACAAGGTGCGGATCAACTACTATCCGCCCCGCGGCGACGCCAAGGAGGGGTGGGACAACATCGACATCCGCGGGTGGCTCGACTACCCGATGCAGATCAAGGTCGATTTCCTCTGCCGGGATAGCATCCTGGCCGCGCCCATCGTCCTCGATCTGGCGCTCTTCCTCGATCTTGCCGCCCGTGCGGGGATGTCGGGGATCCAGGAGTGGCTCTCCTTCTACCTCAAGAGCCCGATGCACGCGGAGGGGATCTACCCGGAGCACGACCTCTTCATCCAGCACACCAAGCTGAAGAACACACTGCGCTGGATGATGGGGGAGGAGCAGATCACCCACCTCGGCCTCGAGTACTACCTCACGCCGACGGAGGTGGGCAGCGACTGA
- a CDS encoding YigZ family protein, which translates to MAERGEAELRVRGSRFLGVAAPADSEEAARELLGELQRRYFDATHHCSAWRLRNGVWRANDAGEPSGSAGGPILAAIDAAGVVDAAVVVVRYFGGTKLGVGGLVRAYGEAAQAALAACPRRHAIPAVRILIRYPYSHTAAVMRALEFARATGIEHGYSEAAAAAEVRAVAPEGSLAALADLLREQTSGEVAAEPIGETIIYRAAPDQGSTSA; encoded by the coding sequence CTGGCGGAGCGCGGCGAAGCCGAGCTCCGCGTCCGCGGCTCCCGCTTCCTCGGGGTCGCCGCGCCGGCGGACTCCGAGGAAGCGGCACGCGAGCTCCTGGGCGAGCTGCAACGCCGCTACTTCGACGCAACCCATCACTGCTCGGCCTGGCGGCTCCGCAATGGCGTCTGGCGCGCAAACGACGCCGGGGAGCCGAGCGGCAGCGCCGGCGGGCCGATCCTCGCCGCGATCGACGCGGCAGGCGTGGTCGACGCTGCGGTGGTGGTCGTGCGCTACTTCGGCGGCACCAAGCTGGGCGTGGGCGGCCTCGTACGCGCCTACGGCGAGGCCGCGCAGGCGGCACTGGCCGCCTGTCCGCGCCGGCACGCCATTCCCGCCGTACGGATCCTCATCCGCTACCCCTACAGCCACACCGCCGCGGTGATGCGGGCGCTGGAATTCGCTCGGGCGACCGGGATCGAGCACGGCTACTCGGAGGCCGCGGCTGCCGCGGAGGTGCGCGCGGTAGCGCCCGAGGGCTCGCTGGCGGCGCTCGCCGACCTGCTCCGCGAGCAAACTTCGGGCGAGGTCGCCGCCGAGCCGATCGGTGAGACGATCATCTACCGCGCGGCCCCGGACCAGGGGTCGACTTCGGCTTGA
- a CDS encoding Minf_1886 family protein — protein MSEILLAEAVMDRLKQRYPCYHETAYLFILSALHYSIERLDEPRHITGRELAEGCRDLAIERWGLMARTVLEYWGIRSTRDLGAIVFALVECGVLVKQETDVLDDFDSVFDFHLAFERDYPWPGLRKLIS, from the coding sequence ATGAGCGAGATCCTGCTGGCGGAAGCCGTGATGGACCGCCTCAAACAGCGGTATCCCTGCTATCACGAAACCGCTTACCTGTTTATTCTCTCGGCGCTCCACTACAGCATCGAGCGCCTCGACGAGCCGCGGCACATCACCGGGCGCGAGCTGGCCGAGGGATGCCGCGACCTGGCCATCGAGCGCTGGGGCTTGATGGCGCGGACCGTACTGGAGTACTGGGGGATCCGTTCCACCCGCGACCTGGGGGCCATCGTCTTCGCCCTGGTCGAATGCGGCGTGCTGGTCAAGCAGGAAACGGATGTGCTCGACGATTTCGACTCCGTTTTCGACTTCCATCTCGCCTTCGAGCGCGACTACCCCTGGCCCGGCCTGCGGAAGCTCATCTCCTGA
- a CDS encoding NAD(P)H-hydrate dehydratase, giving the protein MNRDNSPAPPLPLVTARQMQEWDHRAITELGVPERVLMESAGRAAARIVHALFPRGRVGAAVGRGNNGGDAVVLLRSLRSWGREAIAVPVGADALPAELLHGWEIPVAKEADAVSVFRDCAVVVDGLLGTGASGPPRPPQAECIRAMHAAGRPVVALDGPTGVDLTRGTVEGEAVRAECTITFGAPKRGLLLHPGRVHAGRIFVVETGFPPLRAEAVGAGVITAEWAASRWKRLPPDAHKGVAGRLIVLAGHNAVGGAPIMCGHAALRTGAGTVRIVSHAGIRVAVAAAIPEALFSDREVDDVAELARTASALVAGPGIGTDEAARVILARMLEAAECPVLLDADALTLLASDQTLLPERLRDRTLLTPHPGEMGRLLGIQTHEVTADAFGAVEAARDRFGCTVLLKGAPTLVAAPGAPVLANITGHSGVGVGGMGDTLAGLIGALMARGLPPADAAGLGIYYAGAAADRLGRGRPILPRDVAEMLPNVLGQSVEVGGLDFPEILLELEEAV; this is encoded by the coding sequence ATGAATCGAGACAACTCTCCCGCTCCGCCACTCCCCCTCGTGACCGCCCGGCAGATGCAGGAGTGGGATCACCGGGCGATCACGGAGCTCGGGGTGCCCGAGCGGGTGTTGATGGAGTCGGCGGGGCGGGCCGCGGCTCGGATTGTCCACGCCCTCTTCCCACGAGGAAGGGTGGGTGCCGCGGTGGGGCGGGGCAACAACGGCGGGGACGCGGTGGTCTTGCTTCGTTCGCTGCGCTCCTGGGGGAGGGAAGCGATCGCCGTGCCCGTCGGAGCGGACGCCCTGCCCGCGGAGCTGCTGCACGGGTGGGAGATCCCCGTGGCGAAGGAGGCGGATGCGGTCTCCGTGTTCCGCGATTGCGCGGTGGTGGTCGACGGGTTGCTCGGGACCGGCGCCAGCGGCCCTCCCCGGCCCCCACAGGCCGAGTGCATCCGGGCCATGCATGCCGCGGGTCGACCGGTGGTTGCGCTGGACGGGCCGACGGGCGTGGACCTGACGCGGGGGACGGTCGAGGGAGAAGCGGTTCGCGCAGAGTGCACGATCACTTTCGGCGCACCGAAAAGGGGATTGCTGCTCCACCCGGGAAGGGTACACGCCGGCCGCATCTTCGTGGTCGAGACGGGGTTCCCGCCGTTGCGGGCGGAGGCGGTCGGCGCGGGCGTGATCACGGCGGAGTGGGCCGCGAGCCGCTGGAAGCGGCTGCCGCCCGACGCGCACAAGGGCGTGGCCGGCCGGCTGATCGTTCTCGCCGGACACAACGCCGTCGGCGGCGCGCCCATCATGTGCGGTCACGCGGCCCTCAGGACGGGAGCGGGTACGGTGCGGATCGTCTCTCATGCGGGCATCCGGGTCGCCGTGGCCGCGGCAATTCCCGAAGCCCTCTTCTCCGACCGCGAGGTGGACGACGTCGCGGAGCTCGCCCGGACTGCCTCGGCCCTGGTGGCGGGGCCGGGCATCGGGACCGACGAGGCCGCGCGCGTGATCCTCGCCAGGATGCTGGAAGCCGCCGAGTGCCCTGTGCTGCTCGACGCCGATGCGCTGACCCTGCTCGCCAGTGACCAGACCCTGCTTCCCGAGCGCCTGCGGGACCGCACCTTGCTCACGCCGCACCCCGGAGAGATGGGGCGTCTGCTGGGGATTCAGACTCACGAGGTCACCGCTGACGCCTTCGGCGCGGTCGAGGCCGCGCGCGACCGCTTCGGGTGCACGGTGCTCCTGAAGGGCGCTCCCACGCTCGTCGCGGCGCCGGGCGCGCCGGTCCTCGCCAACATCACAGGCCATTCAGGGGTGGGGGTCGGTGGCATGGGGGACACTCTGGCCGGGCTGATCGGGGCGCTGATGGCGCGAGGACTACCGCCCGCGGACGCCGCCGGGCTCGGGATCTACTACGCCGGCGCTGCGGCCGACCGGCTTGGCAGGGGCCGTCCCATCCTGCCCCGAGACGTGGCCGAGATGCTGCCGAACGTGCTGGGGCAGTCGGTCGAGGTTGGTGGCCTCGACTTTCCGGAGATCCTGCTCGAGCTGGAGGAGGCTGTTTGA
- the eno gene encoding phosphopyruvate hydratase — MITIADVHAREILDSRGNPTVEAEVILSNGIMGRAAVPSGASTGEHEAVELRDGDDERYGGKGVLDAVANVEESIGPAIRGMNPYDQVLIDRAMIELDGTPNKRRLGANAILAVSLANARAAARDAGLPLYRYLGGPMATMLPVPMMNILNGGAHAANNVDFQEFMIMPIGADTFSEGLRMGVEVFHSLKKVLSSQKKSTSVGDEGGFAPDLATNEEALGVILQAIEKAGYRPGEDVVLALDVAASELHRDGAYVFHKSSGEKRSASEMVQFYADWVKRYPIRSIEDALDENDWDGWKALTDAIGDSTQLVGDDLFVTNSSRLSEGIERGVANAILIKVNQIGTLTETLEAIELAGQAGYNAVISHRSGETEDTFIADLAVATGVGQIKTGSASRTDRVAKYNQLLRIEESLGEAARYPGAALWR, encoded by the coding sequence ATGATCACGATCGCCGACGTACACGCTCGAGAAATCCTCGACTCGCGGGGCAACCCGACCGTTGAGGCCGAAGTCATCCTCAGCAACGGCATCATGGGTCGGGCCGCTGTGCCCAGCGGCGCTTCGACGGGTGAGCACGAAGCGGTCGAGCTCCGCGACGGTGACGACGAGCGCTACGGCGGCAAGGGTGTGCTCGATGCCGTCGCCAACGTGGAGGAGTCGATCGGGCCGGCCATCCGCGGCATGAACCCGTACGACCAGGTGCTCATCGACCGGGCGATGATCGAGCTCGATGGCACCCCCAACAAGCGGCGTCTGGGGGCCAACGCGATCCTCGCGGTTTCCCTTGCGAATGCCCGGGCGGCCGCGCGCGACGCCGGCCTCCCGCTCTATCGGTACCTGGGCGGTCCAATGGCGACCATGCTACCGGTTCCGATGATGAACATCCTGAACGGCGGCGCCCACGCGGCCAACAACGTCGATTTCCAGGAGTTCATGATCATGCCCATCGGTGCCGACACCTTCTCCGAGGGGCTGCGGATGGGGGTGGAGGTCTTCCACTCGCTGAAGAAGGTGCTCTCCTCCCAGAAGAAGAGCACTTCGGTGGGGGACGAGGGCGGCTTTGCGCCCGATCTAGCCACCAACGAGGAGGCCCTGGGTGTGATCCTGCAGGCGATCGAGAAGGCGGGGTACCGTCCGGGCGAGGACGTGGTGCTCGCGCTGGACGTCGCCGCCTCCGAGCTGCACCGCGATGGCGCTTACGTCTTCCACAAGTCGTCTGGCGAGAAGCGGTCCGCCAGCGAGATGGTCCAGTTCTACGCCGACTGGGTGAAGCGGTACCCGATCCGCTCGATCGAGGACGCTCTGGACGAGAACGACTGGGACGGATGGAAGGCGCTCACCGACGCGATCGGCGACAGCACGCAGCTCGTCGGCGATGATCTCTTCGTCACCAACAGCAGCCGACTGTCCGAGGGGATCGAGCGGGGCGTCGCGAACGCGATCCTGATCAAAGTGAACCAGATCGGTACCCTCACCGAGACCCTGGAGGCGATCGAGCTGGCGGGCCAGGCGGGGTACAACGCGGTAATCTCGCACCGCTCCGGTGAGACCGAGGACACCTTCATCGCCGATCTCGCCGTGGCCACTGGCGTGGGGCAGATCAAGACGGGCAGCGCCAGCCGGACCGATCGGGTGGCGAAGTACAACCAGCTTCTCCGCATCGAGGAGAGCCTGGGCGAGGCGGCCCGTTATCCAGGTGCCGCCCTGTGGCGGTGA